Proteins encoded together in one Cyanobium sp. WAJ14-Wanaka window:
- a CDS encoding ABC transporter ATP-binding protein, with translation MPVELNHPELPLPPQVELDGLWHRYSGPASSGDWTLRDIHFQLRPGELVGLLGPSGCGKTTLLRLIAGFEKPDRGVVRIGGQEVAGPHRWLPPERRGVGMVFQDYALFPHLDAWRNACFGLRRGQDSSRAAWLLELLGLKGLERRYPHELSGGQRQRLALARALAPGCSLVLLDEPFSNLDVEVRLRLRAELPGVLASCGASGVIVTHDPEEALAICGRVAVLEAGRLHQCASPQELVSAPATAFVGRFVLQSNLLPLQWQGGRLTTALGAVQPLAGAQLPAMDPAADLQLLVGPRGIELTPDEAAEDRVLAREFLGNEWLYQVQCGEHRLRLRLPLAQEYGCGQRCRLRLRAGESMRLFPGGVELVALSS, from the coding sequence GCGGCCCCGCCTCCAGCGGTGACTGGACCCTGCGCGATATCCACTTCCAGTTACGTCCTGGGGAGCTGGTGGGTCTGTTGGGGCCCTCCGGCTGCGGCAAGACCACCCTGCTGCGCTTGATTGCCGGTTTTGAAAAGCCCGACCGCGGCGTGGTGCGCATCGGCGGCCAGGAGGTGGCTGGCCCCCACCGCTGGCTACCGCCCGAACGCCGTGGCGTGGGCATGGTGTTTCAGGACTACGCCCTGTTCCCGCACCTCGATGCCTGGCGCAATGCCTGCTTTGGCCTCAGGCGAGGCCAGGACAGCAGTCGGGCCGCCTGGCTCCTGGAGTTGCTGGGGTTAAAGGGTCTGGAGCGCCGCTATCCCCATGAGCTCTCTGGCGGACAACGCCAGCGCCTGGCCCTGGCTAGGGCCCTGGCACCGGGCTGCTCGCTGGTGCTGCTGGATGAACCCTTCTCCAACCTCGATGTGGAGGTGCGGCTGCGCCTGCGGGCAGAGCTGCCCGGGGTATTGGCCAGCTGTGGCGCCAGCGGAGTGATTGTGACCCACGATCCGGAGGAGGCCCTGGCGATCTGTGGCCGGGTGGCGGTGCTTGAGGCGGGCCGGCTGCACCAGTGCGCCAGCCCCCAAGAACTGGTCTCCGCTCCGGCTACGGCCTTTGTGGGGAGATTCGTGCTGCAGAGCAATCTGTTGCCGCTCCAGTGGCAGGGCGGTCGCCTCACCACTGCCCTTGGGGCGGTTCAACCCCTGGCAGGAGCCCAGCTTCCAGCGATGGATCCAGCTGCTGATCTGCAGCTGCTGGTGGGCCCCCGGGGTATCGAACTGACGCCCGATGAGGCGGCTGAGGATCGCGTGCTCGCCCGGGAATTTCTGGGTAATGAGTGGCTTTATCAGGTGCAATGCGGTGAGCATCGCCTGCGGCTGAGGCTGCCCTTGGCGCAGGAGTACGGCTGCGGGCAGCGCTGCCGCCTGCGGCTGCGGGCCGGGGAATCGATGCGTCTTTTCCCAGGTGGGGTGGAGTTGGTTGCTCTTAGTTCTTGA